The nucleotide window GCGCTCGGAAATGCGGGCGGCCCCGCGCCGGCGCGCCCCGAGATCTCGCTGCGACCGGTGTAACGCGCCCGGCGACGACTACAACAAATACGATCACCCCGTTCGGCGTCCGTGCGCCGGACTGGGCACCGCTTTCTTTTCGAGCTAGAAGGCCGCATGCGTGTTGTCGAACTCGAAGCCCGGCACGTGCGCGTCGCGTTGCGGCGCAAGGTGACGCACGCGAGCCACGTTCGCACCGACACCGACAACGTGGTCGTGCGGTGCAAACTCAGCGACGGGAGCACCGGTTACGGCGAAGGGGTCCCGCGCGACTACGTAACCGGCGAGACGCTGGCCTCGGCCCTCGATCTGTTGAACCGCTCCGACCTCGCAAAGCAACTCGACGCCGACGTGGACGATTTCGTCCAGGCGGTTCACCTCGCGGAGAAACTCTCGCTGGCAACGGTTCCGGGCGACGACCGCGGGATCGGGGGCAACGCCGCCCGTTGCGCGGTCGAACTGGCGGTGCTCGACGCGTTCGGCAGGGCGTTCGGCGAACCGCTCACGAAGGTCACGGAACTGGTCGCGCCGGAACTGTACCGGTTCCGCGACCGGGTGCAGTACAGCGGCGTCATCGGCAACCCGCGCGGCTGGAAGAAGCGCCTGTACCCTCTCGTGTACCGGCTCGCCGGGTTCTCGCAGGTGAAGGTGAAGGTCGGGATCGAGGGCCAGGACGACGTCACGCGGCTCAAGCTCATGCGCCGCTGGCTCGGGCGCAAAATCGATGTGCGCATCGACGCCAACGAAGCCTGGGCGCCGACCGAAGTGGCGGCGCGAATCCAGGAACTCGAACCGTTCGGCATCACGAGCGTCGAACAACCGGTGCGCCACGAAGACGTGGCCTGCCTCGCCAGCGTTCGCAAGCAGATCGGCACGCTGGTCATGCTGGACGAATCGCTGTGCGGCCCGGTTGATGCGGAGCGGGCGGTGCAGGGCGGGTGGTGCGACCTGTTCAACCTACGGCTGTCGAAGTGTGGCGGGTTCATTCCCACCCTGCGGTTGGCCCAGTTCGCGAAGAGTCACGGCCTCGGCTACCAACTCGGGTGTCAGGTCGGCGAAACGGCCATTTTGAGCGCCGCGGGACGGCACTTCGCGACCAGCGTTGCGGACCTGCGTTACACCGAGGGGAGCTACGACCGGCACCTGGTCAGCGAGGCACTGGGGACCGAAGATCTGACGTTTCGGCGCAATGGCTCGGCGCCCGCCCTCGTGGGGTGCGGGCTGGGCTTTCAGGTCGATCCGGTCCGGCTCGATCGTGTCACCCAGCGCAAGGAGTCGCTCCTTGGCTGACGGCGCACAACCCCTTCCCCCGAAGCCCCATCGCGAGCGGGAAGGGCAGGGCAACCTGTCCCACGGCCCCCTTCATGAAGGGAAGGGGGGAGAAGGCACGTCGGACGCGCTCAGCGAATGGAGTGTGCCGGACGTGTCTGCGGAACTCCGCATCCCTGAAGGAAAGGGGCCGGGGGGGCAGTCGCTTCCGAACTTGGGGCTCTTCACCGCCTCGGACGCATACCGCTTCTATTACCGCCGTTACCCGGCAGTCGGAGAGACGCGGGCGCGGATCGTGATCGTTCACGGTATTCGCAGTCACGGCGGGTGGTACTCGCGCTCGTGCGGCGAACTGGCCGGCGCCGGGTTCGACGTGTACTTCCTCGACCGCCGCGGCTCCGGTCTGAACACCGCGCACCGCGGCGACGCGCCCAACTTCCGGCGCCTGATCGATGATGTTGCGGAGTTCGTGCAGGGGCTCCGCGGCGAGCACGCCTGGTTGCCGGTGTTCGTGTGCGGGATTTCCTGGGGCGGGAAGCTCGCGGTCGGGTTACCGTACCGCAAGCCGAACCTCGTCGACGGTCTGGTACTGCTGTGCCCGGGGCTCGTGCCGAAGGTCGCGCCGCCGTTACCTCAGCGGGCTCGGATCGCCGTCGCACGGGTGTTCTGGCCGTGGAAGTTCTTTCCGATTCCGCTCAACGAGCCGGATCTGTTTACGGCGTCCGAAGAGTGGCGCCGGTACGTCGACACCGAGCCGCACGGGTTGCGCGAGGCCACGTCGCGGTTCCTGTTTAGCAGCTTCTCGCTGGACATTTACCTGCGCCGGGCCGCGAAGCGGGTGACGGTCCCCACACTCATGCTGCTCGCGGAGAACGACCGCATCATCGACAACGCACCGACCGCCGCGTTCGTCGGTCGGTTCCCGGGCGCGACCGAGGTCAAAACGTACCCCGGGGCGCACCACACGCTCGAGTTCGAGCACGAAAACCACCCGTGGTTGTCCGACATGAAAGCGTGGTTGGACGCCAGGCTGTCACGCTAACCGTGACCTCAACTAATCACCGCGAAAACCACGAACGCAATTATTAGCACAACGCCCACTACCAGCACGATTTGCGGGAGCCTGGAGGGGCGCTGCTTGGCGGCCTCCCGGGCGTGCTCTTGGATCTCGTGCTTGTGCTTTTTGCGGGCTTCTTCGTGGTGCCGCTTTTTTGCGCTGTTGTTCATGGCGCCGAACCTCGGAGATATACGCCGGGCCGGATGGCAGAGCTCGACGTGTAGTGTTTTTGTAGTGTACTGCGCCCGAAGCGCGGTTGTCGAGAGGATGCGTGCGGCGCGGAGGCGCTTGCGCGTAATACCAAATCCGATTGAAGAGTATCGGTGATTGGGAGCGCCACCCCAGTGCTATGCACATCTTGGATTTGTATAACTGATTGCGGATTGCTGATTTAGGGTTTTCACTGCGACGAAATTGGGGTTAACCGAGTGGTCGTGGGACGCGGGGTGGTGCGGGGTCCGCGACCCGGGACATGGAGGTCACCGTGATTCTGCCACCTCATCAGCGCGTCCCACGCTCCCAACCGCACGCGCCCACGGACTTCGCGCGCCAGGTCCTGGAGGGCCTGCCACTGGCCCACGCGTCGCTCGCACTCTTCGCCTATGGCGTTCCCGACCCGGTCCTCGCGGACCTCTACGAGCGACATCGGGGACGCGGCTATGAGGACGTCGTGACCTTCGCCCAACTGGTCACCTGGATCTTCGATGCGCTCATCGAACACCAGGGCTCGGGGCGGCAGGCCCACCTGCGACGCCACCGGCAACCCGACGACGGGTGCCACGAAGCGTTCTACGGCAAGCTCCGGCGCATCCCCCGGGGCCTGAGCGAAGCGTTCCTGCGGGACGTCACCGACCGGTTCACCGCCCTGTTCCCCGAGGTCGTCGCGCACCGCCTTCCGACCTCCTTCGACCGCCTGGAGGTTCTGATCCTCGACGGCAAGAGTCTCAAGAAGGTGGCCAAGCGACTCGTCGACACGCGGGGCACACCGGGCAAGCTCTTGGGCGGAAAACTGCTCGTGGCGTACCGGCCCCGTGACGGGTTGGTGCTCGACATGGCGGCCGATCTCGATGGCGAAACCAACGAGGCCAAACTGATCCCCGATTTGATGCCCCGAGTGCACGCCCGAGGCGGTCCGGCGAAACTGGTGGTCGGGGATCGGTTGTTCTGTGCGTCGAAGCACTTCGCCGAGTTCACCAAGGACAATGGTCATTTCGTGGTGCGGTACGCGCGGACCCTGTCGTTCGAACCCGACCCGAAGCGCCCCGCGGTCACGACCGCGGACCCATCCCAACGAGCCGTGGTCGAAGAATGGGGGTGGGCCGGGAAGCCCAAGGACAAGCTCCGCCGGTACGTCCGGCGGATCACCGTCGCGCGCCCGGTGGGCGAAGCGATTACAATCCTCACGGACCTGCTCGATTCGGCCCCATACCCGGCGACCGATCTGTTGGACCTGTACCGCATCCGGTGGACCATCGAAGGCACGTTCCAAAAGGTGACGGCGATCTTCGCCCTGGGTCGGTTCATCGGTTCGACACCGGAGGCGACCGTGTTTCAGGCGTCGATGTGTTTCGTCCTCGCGAACGTGGTGCAGGTCCTCCAGGGCTATGTGGTTGCGAAGCGGAAGGTGACCATCGACGACCTCTCGACGGCGCAGTTCTGCACGGACTGGCATCGTCAGTTGGCCGCGCTCAAGGAGTTGGTCGAGGTGTCGATGATCGTGTCCCTGATCCCGACGGATCAGACGGCAGAGAGTGTGGGAACGTTGTTGGATCAGTTATTGGGCACGATGTGGAAGCCGGGCTGGGACAAGACACGCAACAAGGCGCCCCGTGCCCACCCGCACGCCGCGAAACAGAAGGGGGCACACACCTCCGTCCAACGGCGTCGACAAGCCCACAAGCCCAACGAGGATCCCTGAACTCAGTTGTGCACAGCACTGGCGCCACCCGCCGGCTGACACCGGCGGTTCGACGAGCCGCGGTCGAACCGCCGGTGTCAGCCGGCGGGTGCAACCGACGCACTGCCGAGTAGTTACTCTTCAAGCGGATTTGGTATAAGTCGCTGTTTGTATGGGCCTCGGGCTTCTGAATGTTGATTGTTGCACACGCGCGATGCGGGCGTTTGGAGCGCGGTATCCCGAGCGCCGCACCCGCGCAACGTGTTACTGTGTTACCTCGCCCCAATCGAGCACGCGCTTCAGCCGCGCTCCGAGCGGGGACCGGCCGAATGCCTGTCGTGCCGCGACGGATACCCCGTTGTAGCTCACGTCCAGTTCGCGCAGCCGCGGGAACCCGGGGCTGGTCCCGAGCGCGGCCAGTCCCCGGTCGCCGATTTGTTGCCCCGGAATGCCAAGCCGCACCAGCTTCTGAAACGTCCCACCCGCAAGTGCCGCGGCCCCGGATTCGCAGAGCAAACCGCGCCCGCGAACCACGAGTTCAGTTACCCGTCCGAAGATCGGCCACTTAAGCACGGTGGCAAGTCGACGCGAGGTCACGTCGGGTGTCAGCTCGAGGTACTCGATGAGCAGCAACCGAGGGTCGTCGGCACCATCGGCCAGAGACGCGGTCAGTGCAGCCCGGTACGGAAAACCGCGCCGGTAAAACGCCAGCCGCGTGAACCCCGGCGGCAGTTCGGTCTGCCACACCACATCCCAGCGATACAGCAACCGACTGACACGCTGGCGCGTGTCGTCGCGGTCCGGATGGCTGGCCTTCATCCGTTCGAGTTGCACCGAGAGCCGGATGAACTCCGCACGAGCGACCTGGGCCGGC belongs to Gemmata obscuriglobus and includes:
- a CDS encoding dipeptide epimerase, whose amino-acid sequence is MRVVELEARHVRVALRRKVTHASHVRTDTDNVVVRCKLSDGSTGYGEGVPRDYVTGETLASALDLLNRSDLAKQLDADVDDFVQAVHLAEKLSLATVPGDDRGIGGNAARCAVELAVLDAFGRAFGEPLTKVTELVAPELYRFRDRVQYSGVIGNPRGWKKRLYPLVYRLAGFSQVKVKVGIEGQDDVTRLKLMRRWLGRKIDVRIDANEAWAPTEVAARIQELEPFGITSVEQPVRHEDVACLASVRKQIGTLVMLDESLCGPVDAERAVQGGWCDLFNLRLSKCGGFIPTLRLAQFAKSHGLGYQLGCQVGETAILSAAGRHFATSVADLRYTEGSYDRHLVSEALGTEDLTFRRNGSAPALVGCGLGFQVDPVRLDRVTQRKESLLG
- a CDS encoding alpha/beta fold hydrolase, whose product is MADGAQPLPPKPHREREGQGNLSHGPLHEGKGGEGTSDALSEWSVPDVSAELRIPEGKGPGGQSLPNLGLFTASDAYRFYYRRYPAVGETRARIVIVHGIRSHGGWYSRSCGELAGAGFDVYFLDRRGSGLNTAHRGDAPNFRRLIDDVAEFVQGLRGEHAWLPVFVCGISWGGKLAVGLPYRKPNLVDGLVLLCPGLVPKVAPPLPQRARIAVARVFWPWKFFPIPLNEPDLFTASEEWRRYVDTEPHGLREATSRFLFSSFSLDIYLRRAAKRVTVPTLMLLAENDRIIDNAPTAAFVGRFPGATEVKTYPGAHHTLEFEHENHPWLSDMKAWLDARLSR
- a CDS encoding transposase, which produces MILPPHQRVPRSQPHAPTDFARQVLEGLPLAHASLALFAYGVPDPVLADLYERHRGRGYEDVVTFAQLVTWIFDALIEHQGSGRQAHLRRHRQPDDGCHEAFYGKLRRIPRGLSEAFLRDVTDRFTALFPEVVAHRLPTSFDRLEVLILDGKSLKKVAKRLVDTRGTPGKLLGGKLLVAYRPRDGLVLDMAADLDGETNEAKLIPDLMPRVHARGGPAKLVVGDRLFCASKHFAEFTKDNGHFVVRYARTLSFEPDPKRPAVTTADPSQRAVVEEWGWAGKPKDKLRRYVRRITVARPVGEAITILTDLLDSAPYPATDLLDLYRIRWTIEGTFQKVTAIFALGRFIGSTPEATVFQASMCFVLANVVQVLQGYVVAKRKVTIDDLSTAQFCTDWHRQLAALKELVEVSMIVSLIPTDQTAESVGTLLDQLLGTMWKPGWDKTRNKAPRAHPHAAKQKGAHTSVQRRRQAHKPNEDP
- a CDS encoding TIGR02996 domain-containing protein; amino-acid sequence: MTDTEAALLRAIAAQPDEDTPRLIYADYLDEAGAPAQVARAEFIRLSVQLERMKASHPDRDDTRQRVSRLLYRWDVVWQTELPPGFTRLAFYRRGFPYRAALTASLADGADDPRLLLIEYLELTPDVTSRRLATVLKWPIFGRVTELVVRGRGLLCESGAAALAGGTFQKLVRLGIPGQQIGDRGLAALGTSPGFPRLRELDVSYNGVSVAARQAFGRSPLGARLKRVLDWGEVTQ